The nucleotide sequence GGCGCTGGGGCGGGCGGGGTTCGGACTCGAGTCATTTCCGGTGCCGCGCCGGGTGAAAACCCGCTCGCATCTGCCGGTACCTTTTGTGGTAGGTGCCCATGAGTTGGCCAGCTATCTCGAAACCACCATGGGAAGGCCGGAGCGTTTTCCCGGCAGGCGGTCCACCGCCGACCTGTTACAAAACCGGAAAGGGATTATCTATTTCAACGATTGCTTTCGCCGGGAGGACGGCAGCGCGGGCGATCACATAGACCTTTGGAACGGCTCGGTTTATTTTAATCAGGTCAATAATTTACCCGCCGGAGCTGAGGACCCACGATCTTCGGGAAATCTGTTCGGCAGGAGTAACCGGGTCTGGTTCTGGGGCTTGGCCTGAAAAGATAATTACATCAAAGGTACCCTGACCGCAAGTTGATACATCAGTAAAAATACTCACCATGATTGCTCGCGTAAACATCACAATTGGCGGAACGGCGCTGGATCATTTCGATAACCTTTCCATTGCCCAGCCCTTCGACGACCATCACACGATGGACGTTCGGCTGAATACGGGCGATCTCAACGAGGCGCTCGGCCTGGATGGGGCGGGCAGTTCGGTCAATTTGGGTCGTCTGACGCAGGATTGGGCGGGACAGAAGATCACGATCACCATTTCGCAGGGTGAAACCGACCTGGCTGGTATCCTATCGCCCACGGCCGATCAGGTGTTCGAAGGGCTGGTGACGAAAATCAGTTTTCAGATGCGGGATTCGGTGAACAGCTCCATCGTCCTCACTGCCAAGAGTCCTACCATCCTGCTGGAACAGGGTGAAAATTCCTATTCCTTTACCGAGATGAGCCTTGCCGGCATCGTCAGTCAGGTATTGGATTCAACGGGAGCAAACTATATGGTGTCACCGACCAATAACCCTACCATACCGTACGTGACCTGCTACCGCGAAAGCAGCTACCATT is from Salmonirosea aquatica and encodes:
- a CDS encoding type VI secretion system amidase effector protein Tae4 yields the protein MPFEILVPQCVIRPSYAILERAYGDYRGNPAPAGPTPRNQCAVRMSVALGRAGFGLESFPVPRRVKTRSHLPVPFVVGAHELASYLETTMGRPERFPGRRSTADLLQNRKGIIYFNDCFRREDGSAGDHIDLWNGSVYFNQVNNLPAGAEDPRSSGNLFGRSNRVWFWGLA